cgacctgccagaggaggtagttgaggcaggtattatcgcaacatttagacaggtacatggataggactggtttagagggatgtggactaaATGCAGGaatatgggattagtgtagatgggacataatggccagtgtgggcaagttgagccaaagggctgtAAGACTCTAATGAGTAGAAGAATGGTTGGTGGAGTAAAGAGGGGATGGTTCCTTCAAAATGAGGTAAAAGGGGAAGATATGTTTGGTAATGGAACCTCGAGAAAGGTAGCAGAAATTATGGAGAATGATTCATTGAACGTGGGGGCTACTGGGATCAAAGGCAAGAATAAAGGAAATCCTAACTTTGCTCTTGTTAAGAGAggaagggatgagaggggagcatGGAAAATGGAGCAGTTGTTATGGTTGCATGTTATTTCAATGTTGCAATTTGCATCTCATTGTTCCAGCATGTTGTTATCTTCCCGTTTCTCTACTCCAGTAATTCAACATCCTCTATTTACACTCCTTCACACAGACCACCGACAGTTTAGAAGCATTCATTTACCTCTTTAGTAAGATATCAAAAGTAATCAAGCTAACAGGACAATGTGGGTCTCCACCCTATCACAGACATTATTTTTTGTTTTCTCcatgtctctaacttaaaaacaCACTTGTATAGGTCTAATAAGATGTCATTAACCAGAAATGTTAACTTGGTTTCTCTtgtcatagatactgcctgaccagctgagaatTTGTAATCTTGATCTCTAATTTATAGCATCAAAAATGTTTGCGTCACAAATATAAAGTAGTTAAAATCCAGTAGCGCCAGCGACGGTCAAGCAGTATCTAAAATGTTATTTTAAGAGAAACGGCAGTTGAcattttcaaaactattaatgATAAGCTCCGGAAAAAGAGACATTTGCACTGCTCTTGGGCAGGTAGCATTAATTATTTCTCAAACTAAAGTGCAAATGTTCAATTGAAAAATGTTCTACTTCAAATGGCTACCAAGTAGTAATATACATTACATAATTTGATCATTTCATTTCCAAgaccaatttttttaaacaaaaacctTTAGTTCTGCACTGCCAACTTACAACCTGGGCTCTGTACATTGAGCCTTATGCCCAATGCAATAGGGACTTTTATTTTACCATTTTCAGGCATTTCAGGAACAGGAAACCAATCACAGAAGTGTGCCCTTAATTCCTGCATGATCTAATTGATACTGGGAGTCTTTCAAACTTAACTGCCCTCCATTATATATAACAGTATATTTGTTAAGTGCAATTTGGACCAACTTTAAAGAATATCAGTAGACATAAAAatactgacaaagttacagaggctaattaggaAGGATGACAATGAAAAATACAAAACAGCCTATAACCAATAAACTCCCAACTATCACATCAACAGTACAGAAATATGAGACCCAAAAATACAACCAAGTCATGATAAATTAAACTCTGTAATCGTCGTCATCCTTTGAATAATTATCAGCAAGCTGACCATCAGAAGAGAGCAAGTAAGGATGTGCCAGAAATATTGTAGAAGATAAATATGAAAATGTTTCATTTAAGTGGCTGCTGGCTATCATAAATAGAAAGTCATTGTACTGTTGGTGATATGATGCCTGACTGATGTTTGACAAGTTCTATCAAAACCACTTAAATCATGACCTAATGTAGCCCAGCAAATTATTACTATTACAGAGTAACTTGTTTTCCAAAGGAAAAAACTTTTACTTATATTGCTAATTATCTTTAGTAATTTGCCCAATGCATGTTAGAATGCTTCATAAATTTACATGCATTCTTTGCCTTTTCTTGTATTCATAATTGTATTGCAacattgaaataattttcattttaCCGAACTTTTCTGTGGATTGTTATTTTATAAACCAAGCACACTATAAAAGTTTTAAATCCTTTTTAACCTAGATGCTCATCGATTTGTGCAGCAGAAGTAACGGCACAGTTAAAGGCTCTAATAGGTTTTTTTTGCTAATAACTGTGCCCATGTGCAATATACTCTATCTGATGTAAACAGATAAGGATAACACTGCCCATTTCAAACAGTGCTACACTGTGGCATTACTCTAGGTTATAAATAGTTACATTAATTAACATCAAAAACACTGAACTCAGGTCACATTGTAATGAGCATATCACGCATTCCCAGCAATTCCCTTTGAGAAAACTACATGAAATTTCTCAAAACACTAATAGATTAAGTACCAAGCCAAGGGAGAGAAATGCCCAAAACTATCCTCTGGGAGAGTTCCTCCACTGTCCCCAGAAAATAAATGCTATAACTTTATAACATCAGTTTAACAACCACTTTGTGAAAAAAAAGGGTAAAATTCCATGTAAACTATCTTTTCTTCCTCTATTGTAGAAAATGTAGAGTATAATTATAAATTTCAAAGCAAAATTATTTTGATTGTCATCTTATGAATTTAAGTGACAATTTAGAATAGTCACATTTTATTCAGCTTTCTTGCGATTGTCTTATGCAAAGATTGAGTTGCAAGGAATTAAGGGGCTGCAACAGCTAAATGGGAGTTAATTTGCAGGTTAACGCTCTgaactatttaaaaatatttccaaatcttTACATATGGTCATTAATCCCTTATAATACATTTAGTTTTCTAAAAGAGAGCAAATGAACTTGGCAAAAATACTTGGTTGGAATAAATTCCAACTGATGTTATAAAGTTACAACACGTGTCTTCGTTAATAGGTCACAGTGCAAAAAAGCTGTCATAACACTAGAAAATAACCTATGTGGGGGTATTAATGTGCATCAAAAATCCCCAAATATACTGGTATCTGTTCTACTTATTGATGCTGAAGATTAATCTCATACACCCAGTACTGTAGGTGCAGCTCTTAATTCATGACCCACATCATCACAAAAGTAGCAGCATGAAGTGGCGTAGTTATTTCATACTTATAATTCCTGTAGTTTATTATTGAATGTTTTGGTTCTCCATCTACGTGCCTTTGCTACAATTTGCCATTTTGTTTAGATAAATTATAGCACCACCGAAGTGGCTGACTAGGTGCAAAACTGTACTATTAGTCAATCGTTGACTCCAGTTGATATAGGGAAAATAGGGTAGCACCCAATTGCTATTCTTTTAAAGAAGTGCAAAAACATTAAAGGCTATTAAATACCTGTCAAAGATATAACATGTCAGCGACTCCTCTTTCGCTGCCCATAACCATGTCCTAACAAAAAGGAAGAAGAATTTTATGCATCCTTACATTCCAGACAATTCATTCATGTCTGGGGGCAATCCTTTGGCACACTGGTCTGTGGATTATTTCCCATGGTTATTCAATATGTATGGAATAAAAAATGTGTAATGCACTTTttgtcagttagaaattggtaaagtgcaacaaataaactaaactgagctaatagGGAGTTATTGCCTGCTTTAAAACCCCATTACTTTATCAACAAAGGGAAAGTtctgggatgggggtgggtggggtggaaggAAGGTGAGGTGGAGAAAGAGGTGTACTGGATTCAGTGCAGATTGTACAAACCAGTACTAAATATTTCATAAGGTACTGTTCAAATTTTGTAAACTGAAGGTCACAAACATACAGTACATGCAAAATGTAGATCACATTTTGTGCTGATGTGGATTTTATGTTGCCATATTCTATGACAACAACATAGATTTGATAGCTTAAAAGCTGTACAAAAGCTTGATTCAGTAAAGTAATGGGCTTGTGGCTCATATGCTGTGAATCAAGTGGAATAAGTTGGTACAACTTTACTTACAGCAGGCAGGCTGTAACTGTTCACGTAGAGAATTGATGCACATTTTTCCATGAAGGTTTTACGAGAAGTCAGTCTTATTTCTGTTGGTAGGCTGTACTGAAAAAAAAAGTAActgaatttttaaattaaaaatgcttATTTGTAAAATTAACATATTTCCAAAGGTTAAGATGACAAGTTTTCAAAATGCAATAATTACCACATAAAACTCAAAAGTTTTTttgaaaatcaaaattaaacaCAAAGAACTATTTAAAATCTTTTGTTTCATTGAGGAACAGACCAATAAAACTGGGGAAATTACTTATTTTACATTGTATTTTTACCGCGGAAGGATAAAGAGAGATTTGGTGGGAGGATGACGGCAGATGGCAAGGATTGGATGGATAATATTgaaaggagaaaagaaatggtggacaaaggagggaggaaggaatatATGCGAATATATgtaaggaggagaaggaggggcgGTGTGGGTGAAAGTTGATCAGAATAAATTAAACAGATGGGTACAGGAGATAAAAATGGCGAAGCAAATGAGGGATGAGTGAAAAGAAAGAAGTAGACAAGGTTAAGGATTAGTGGGAGAAGGAACATAAGAGGACATGGATGGAAGGTAGGGAACAGGTGAGGAGCGAGACTAGGTGAAGTAGTGACTTTGGGGAAAGGGATCAAACCTTTCCACAAAGGAAAGGTCTGATCCTTTTTCCAGGAAAAGCAAGCAGATGTGTTTATCGTGAGGAGGGATTAGGGAGGAAGGGAAAATAATATAATGAACCAGCACGTTGGACAAACATGTAAGCTGACGGAGTAGAGTGACGGCAAATAGGGTGGGAACTGAAGACAAACCTGATAATGGGGAGGAAATAAATGGTGACTACAGATGGGCAGGTCAGAAGGTATCAGCTCTGCAGGGACGAGGGGACATGCATGTGAAGATACTGGCATAGAAATCAGGTAGGTGGATGGGTCACGCAACCAAGAAGCTGGAGTTGAAACAGGAAAGATGACAGTGTAAGGAAATTGTGCTGGATTCGTGCGATGGGATGATAAACGATGGGAAGGTTTAATGATGATCAAGGTGGGTGGTATAACGAAACTAGGAAGAGAGGCAAGAATTATTCAAAAACATGGATTTGGGAGGTCTTGCTAATAGAGCCAACAAAAACAGCTTAAATAAATGAGCAAATGAGACTTGGAAAGGGCCAGGGAAGTAATCACAGCCCAAAACTTGCAGGGAAGGGAGCTGACTGAATGGAAAGTGGAAAAGACTGACAAACAAACTGATGATTATTCAAGAAAGAGCAATGAAGTGGTGTGGATGACAAAAAACAAATCACATTGTTGAGGGGTAGATACTGGTGAAGAGCAAGAAATGAGTGAGTAGATCAAGGCACCTAAGGTTGAAATGAGGAGGTACAATAATCATGCAGAGGATGGGACAATGAATGGGAGTGTAAAGACATTCAAATAGAGAATAGAAGATGACTGTGTTGTGAAATGGATGGGATGAAGAGAAATAGAGGGGCGAGATGCTGGGAAGACGAATGGCAATCAGTGGAATGGACATGTTGTTGATCAGAGGTGAGGGATGAGGGAAAAGAGCAAACAGGGTGAGTGAGTTGGCCGCTTGGAGGCTGATGATGGCAGGATTGTGGTGATTGGGATCAGAAACCAGTGAATAGGTAAGAGACAGTAATCGGGCAGGAAGGGTGATCCACTAAGGGAAAAGGAAATGGGAGAGATAGCATTCAGGAGAAGGGGGATAATGGGATAGAGGCTTTGGAAATGATGAAAAAGTTCATATCGACAGTGAAAATAAAGGGTGAAAAAATAAAAGGCTTAGTACTGGATGTCAATctccttcttcttcctcttcactGTTTGCTACggtctccctggacagctcggcCCTCCTGTCCCTGCGCTTCTCTTGGATTGCCCTCATCTCCTCGGCGTATCGGATGAAATTGTCGCCGAATCGCTCCCAGGCTTTGCTGGGGACGGTGATGGAGTGCCGGTAAGCAGGTTTGACTTCGCTCACCCTCAAGAACACCCCATAGCGGTTGGAACCGACGTCGAAGAAGAACCTCTTGTTGTCGACTGGCACCGAGGTGCCCTCGGGCAGCTCGGGCGGCACAAGGGCCGAGGCGCCATCCCCAAGGAGaccgccgcctcctcctcctcccgggcCTGGCCCGCAGCCAACACCGTAATCTTCGATCAACCTGGCCAGAGCGTCCCTGAACTCGATGAGGCCTTGAGCGGGCAGGGCAATGGTCTGTCCCTGGCCCGAGTAGCCCCAGCCCGGGCCTCGGCTCATGGTCTGGCGGATGCGCAGGAAACGCCCGCGTTGATTCTCCTTCAGGTCCAGGTAATACTTGCGGTTCTCCCTCACCAAGTACTCGCTCTTCAGCACCCGCTGCGGCGGAGGCGCTTCGCCCTGCCCATCCTGGGCCCGAGGCTGCAGCGGAGCCTGTGGCTGGGAGGTCGAGGCCGGCGTGGGCTGATGGTGGTGCTGTTGCTGCTGTTGCGGGGGCCTGCGGGAGCTGGCGTCGCCGATGCCGCCGCCCCCAGGCCCCAGCTGCGCGTAGTGCTCGATGAAGTCGCCCAGGCGATCGCGCATCTCGGCCGCCAGCGGCATCGAGACGGTGAGGCGGCTCTTGCGGCCCGCCGTGCCCACCTCGGCGATCTTCAGGAAGCGCCCCTTGGCGTTCTGCTTGACGTCCAGGTAGAAGCGCTTGTTCTGGATGTC
This region of Rhinoraja longicauda isolate Sanriku21f chromosome 1, sRhiLon1.1, whole genome shotgun sequence genomic DNA includes:
- the LOC144595886 gene encoding transcriptional regulator protein Pur-beta-like, which encodes MADKDGDRDRGAPADTTVRPGSPLPAAEPLPEEEEEEEEEEEEEVEEVEEVEEEEEETTTNIITTTTTAAVAAEDEEADDGAEPGNGDAAVAAATGPAVPSLLLQTQELASKRVDIQNKRFYLDVKQNAKGRFLKIAEVGTAGRKSRLTVSMPLAAEMRDRLGDFIEHYAQLGPGGGGIGDASSRRPPQQQQQHHHQPTPASTSQPQAPLQPRAQDGQGEAPPPQRVLKSEYLVRENRKYYLDLKENQRGRFLRIRQTMSRGPGWGYSGQGQTIALPAQGLIEFRDALARLIEDYGVGCGPGPGGGGGGGLLGDGASALVPPELPEGTSVPVDNKRFFFDVGSNRYGVFLRVSEVKPAYRHSITVPSKAWERFGDNFIRYAEEMRAIQEKRRDRRAELSRETVANSEEEEEGD